The following are from one region of the Paenibacillus sabinae T27 genome:
- a CDS encoding M15 family metallopeptidase, with amino-acid sequence MGDKLTLEQVRAKSASKLSGLLCADRAAAEALIDFAYACGVPIVITQGLRTIDEQNALYAQGRTTRGQIVTNARGGYSYHNFGVAIDFALLLPDGGVSWDTKRDGDCDGLADWGEVVAQAKRLGWDWGGDWRSFTDLPHFEMTFGLSTADYRAGKRPTQAQLDAALARVKALKETEGEDDEMTTEEKAKIAEQFKALQETVETQTKRIETLEARAKMGAIPTWALPACENAKKAGFIDTTADGSYDFYRLVTLLDRAGMFVKKGA; translated from the coding sequence ATGGGCGATAAATTAACACTCGAACAAGTACGCGCCAAGTCCGCTAGTAAGTTGAGCGGGCTTCTTTGCGCTGACCGGGCGGCAGCCGAGGCGCTGATTGACTTTGCGTACGCGTGCGGAGTGCCTATCGTAATCACGCAGGGCCTACGGACAATCGACGAACAAAACGCACTCTATGCGCAGGGGCGGACAACGCGCGGCCAGATCGTAACCAATGCGCGCGGCGGCTATTCGTACCACAACTTCGGAGTTGCGATCGACTTCGCGCTGCTGCTTCCGGACGGCGGCGTAAGTTGGGACACGAAGCGCGACGGAGACTGCGACGGACTGGCGGACTGGGGCGAAGTTGTTGCGCAGGCAAAGCGCCTCGGATGGGATTGGGGCGGAGACTGGCGTTCGTTTACGGACCTGCCGCACTTCGAAATGACATTCGGACTGTCGACCGCAGATTATCGCGCCGGCAAACGACCGACACAGGCGCAGCTTGACGCGGCCCTAGCGCGGGTTAAGGCGCTCAAAGAAACCGAAGGAGAAGATGACGAAATGACCACGGAAGAAAAGGCGAAGATCGCGGAGCAATTTAAGGCGCTGCAAGAAACGGTAGAGACGCAGACTAAACGGATTGAAACGCTCGAAGCCCGCGCGAAGATGGGCGCTATTCCTACGTGGGCTCTGCCCGCGTGTGAGAACGCGAAGAAAGCGGGCTTTATCGATACGACTGCGGACGGTAGCTACGATTTCTACCGGTTGGTGACGCTGCTGGATCGCGCCGGCATGTTCGTAAAGAAGGGAGCGTAA
- a CDS encoding nitrogenase component 1, with the protein MSIPFRSSDEPLPDNLLLGNQTIGGVLALQGIYRSLPLLHGGSGCAEAIRTVMSRHFREPVSIQNISIQDADVILGGNNAVCEALQHAIAGDNPDVIAIIGTSLTVAAREDLEEITKRYLDENLQAFEDKLLLTLSLPDGEGSMESGYAQVVQSVIEEILRSRPKALPKKHRNRINLLPGPHLTPGDVMELKEIIASFGMEVIVLPDLSSSLTGHLLTGHTSLSRGGVPLDYLKEMLGSGFTVAVGRCMEPSAKLLRKELNIPYRVFQGITGLQETDEFFQFLLELSGNEVQVKYRWQRQFLLDCMLDTCSTFRGKRIVAALEADHLRSLSQWLSEVGVKSFEPVFSSPLSAQIHDRRILEQEPVQAADLWVGSSYSESMAEEWGIPFIPFGFPVFNRFGSSFQVSVGYRGTAELLNYFGNVLLNGREIIR; encoded by the coding sequence ATGTCTATACCATTCAGGTCGAGTGACGAACCGCTGCCAGACAATCTCCTGCTGGGTAACCAGACGATCGGCGGCGTGCTTGCCCTTCAGGGGATTTACCGCTCCCTGCCACTTCTGCACGGGGGCTCGGGATGTGCTGAAGCCATCCGGACCGTTATGTCACGCCACTTCAGGGAACCGGTGTCCATACAAAATATATCGATTCAGGATGCCGATGTCATCCTGGGCGGTAACAATGCGGTCTGTGAAGCGCTTCAGCATGCGATCGCAGGGGATAACCCGGATGTGATTGCGATTATCGGTACTTCGTTAACGGTTGCGGCCAGAGAGGACTTGGAGGAAATAACGAAGCGTTATTTGGATGAAAACTTGCAGGCTTTTGAAGACAAGCTGCTGTTGACCTTGTCGCTGCCGGATGGTGAGGGCTCGATGGAATCGGGCTACGCTCAGGTTGTCCAATCCGTGATCGAAGAAATCCTCCGTTCCCGTCCCAAAGCACTGCCCAAAAAACACCGTAACCGGATCAATCTCCTGCCTGGTCCTCACCTGACACCGGGAGACGTGATGGAATTAAAAGAAATCATCGCCTCGTTCGGCATGGAGGTGATCGTACTTCCCGACCTGTCCTCCTCGCTGACGGGCCATCTGCTGACAGGCCATACCTCATTATCCCGGGGTGGTGTTCCCTTGGACTATCTGAAGGAAATGCTCGGTTCCGGCTTCACCGTAGCGGTTGGACGATGCATGGAGCCCAGCGCCAAGCTGCTCCGCAAAGAGCTTAACATCCCTTATCGTGTATTCCAAGGAATAACCGGTCTGCAGGAGACGGATGAATTTTTTCAATTCCTGCTGGAGCTGAGCGGAAACGAGGTTCAGGTTAAATACCGCTGGCAGCGGCAGTTCCTGCTGGATTGTATGCTGGATACCTGCTCAACGTTTAGAGGCAAGAGAATAGTCGCGGCGCTAGAGGCCGACCATTTGCGCTCGCTGTCCCAGTGGCTTTCGGAAGTCGGTGTTAAGTCGTTTGAGCCGGTGTTTTCTTCGCCATTGTCCGCGCAAATCCACGACCGGCGGATATTGGAACAAGAACCGGTGCAGGCTGCCGATTTATGGGTCGGAAGTTCGTACAGCGAATCGATGGCGGAAGAATGGGGTATTCCTTTTATCCCCTTCGGCTTTCCCGTGTTTAACCGCTTTGGTTCGTCATTTCAGGTTAGTGTCGGCTACCGGGGGACGGCGGAATTGTTGAATTATTTCGGAAATGTTCTGTTGAATGGAAGAGAAATCATTCGATAA
- a CDS encoding NifB/NifX family molybdenum-iron cluster-binding protein yields the protein METIDAADESSRQTAKKQQADEGQTPKTAELPASEPAAIRIAVATRGGGKVNVHFGHASEFWIYDVFGQETKQLEVRQVEAYCTGRIECSSPDDKKKIFDHTAAMLGDCQVLLCSGIGDSPRRKLLQKGIVALSGKGGIEELLLESVEFYKDLGI from the coding sequence GTGGAAACAATTGACGCCGCCGATGAATCGAGCCGTCAAACGGCTAAGAAGCAGCAGGCGGACGAAGGGCAGACGCCTAAAACGGCTGAGCTTCCGGCATCCGAACCTGCGGCGATCCGAATAGCTGTTGCAACACGGGGCGGCGGAAAAGTTAATGTGCACTTTGGTCACGCGAGCGAGTTTTGGATCTATGACGTCTTTGGACAAGAGACGAAGCAATTGGAAGTGCGCCAGGTTGAAGCGTATTGCACCGGAAGGATCGAGTGCAGCAGTCCGGATGACAAAAAGAAGATTTTTGACCATACGGCGGCTATGCTCGGGGATTGCCAAGTGCTATTGTGCTCGGGAATCGGCGATTCGCCGAGGCGCAAGCTTTTGCAAAAAGGGATTGTGGCACTTTCCGGTAAAGGCGGCATTGAAGAGCTGCTGCTGGAGAGCGTCGAGTTCTACAAGGATTTAGGGATTTGA
- the nifH gene encoding nitrogenase iron protein — MSKKPRQIAFYGKGGIGKSTTSQNTLAQLATTFGQKIMIVGCDPKADSTRLILNTKAQQTVLHLAAEMGSVEDLELEDVVSTGFGDILCVESGGPEPGVGCAGRGIITSINFLEEQGAYDGMDFISYDVLGDVVCGGFAMPIRENKAQEIYIVCSGEMMAMYAANNIARGILKYAQSGGVRLGGLICNSRNTDREDELIMELARRLNTQMIHFVPRDNVVQHAELRRMTVTQYNPEHNQANEYKQLADKILHNEMLTIPTPIEMDELEQLLIEFGVVEDEETAIKKLEEKEAAANA, encoded by the coding sequence ATGAGTAAGAAACCAAGACAAATCGCGTTCTATGGTAAAGGCGGTATCGGTAAATCTACAACTTCCCAGAACACGCTGGCTCAGCTGGCAACGACTTTCGGTCAAAAAATCATGATCGTAGGCTGTGACCCTAAAGCCGACTCCACTCGTCTGATCCTGAACACGAAAGCTCAACAAACTGTACTTCACCTCGCTGCTGAAATGGGTTCGGTTGAAGATCTCGAACTCGAAGACGTAGTATCAACCGGCTTTGGCGACATCCTCTGCGTTGAGTCCGGCGGTCCGGAACCAGGCGTGGGCTGCGCAGGCCGCGGTATCATCACTTCCATCAACTTCCTGGAAGAGCAAGGCGCTTACGACGGTATGGACTTCATCTCCTATGACGTACTCGGTGACGTTGTATGCGGCGGTTTCGCAATGCCTATCCGCGAGAACAAAGCACAAGAGATTTACATCGTCTGCTCCGGTGAAATGATGGCTATGTACGCTGCCAACAACATCGCACGCGGTATCCTGAAATATGCGCAAAGCGGCGGCGTTCGTCTGGGCGGCCTGATCTGTAACTCCCGTAACACCGACCGTGAAGACGAGCTGATCATGGAACTTGCGCGTCGTCTGAACACGCAAATGATCCACTTCGTACCTCGCGACAACGTCGTACAACATGCCGAGCTGAGAAGAATGACAGTTACTCAATACAACCCTGAGCACAACCAAGCCAACGAATACAAACAACTGGCTGACAAAATCCTGCACAACGAAATGCTGACCATCCCAACTCCGATCGAAATGGACGAACTGGAACAACTGCTGATCGAGTTCGGTGTGGTAGAAGACGAAGAAACAGCTATCAAGAAGCTGGAAGAGAAAGAAGCAGCAGCCAACGCCTAA
- a CDS encoding nitrogenase component 1 produces MHHSGLFVEPACEHNHCPDKMGCSSPKPGERTQPCAFQGSQSVLMPILDTAHLVHGTASCLQNGWGMLKAQSPGASLSKLVFSMGMTEENITLGSEKKLLQMIGQIIRRHHPPCIFVYATCSTVFAMENLNAVCEQAEKTWGIPVIAVDNPGLSGGPNIGNRYAGEALFKKVIGAADVEVQECTPFDINLIGGYPFAQEMKEIEGLLSEAGIRVMTRIGGDCSFDELRAAHLAKVNMLVGGRSMLNLARHMRDTFDIPFCEGSFFGSNEIRFSLRQLAYYFQNAELDDRLQRYMRKEEARLRKEISLTCKPLKGKKVMLFTEGSESWLYISALHELGLRITAIGTHSNAREDVSRIKERIKEDTLILTEIDEKSMLKLYESRQADLMIVSGRSAYVPLKEKIPFLDIDEDRRKTYSGYAGLRRMAEDLMDILEQPVWQTVCRRPPWEV; encoded by the coding sequence ATGCATCATTCCGGCTTATTTGTTGAACCTGCTTGCGAGCACAATCATTGCCCGGATAAAATGGGCTGCTCCAGTCCCAAACCCGGGGAGCGGACACAACCCTGCGCTTTTCAGGGCTCACAGTCGGTATTGATGCCGATCTTGGATACGGCGCATCTGGTTCATGGCACGGCAAGCTGCCTCCAGAACGGTTGGGGAATGCTGAAGGCCCAGTCGCCTGGCGCATCTTTGTCCAAGCTTGTGTTTTCCATGGGAATGACGGAGGAAAATATCACGCTCGGCAGTGAGAAGAAACTTCTGCAAATGATTGGCCAAATCATCAGGAGGCACCATCCTCCCTGTATTTTTGTATATGCAACCTGCTCTACTGTTTTTGCTATGGAGAATTTAAATGCTGTGTGTGAACAGGCGGAGAAGACATGGGGGATTCCAGTCATCGCCGTTGATAATCCGGGATTATCCGGGGGGCCGAACATAGGGAACCGATATGCGGGGGAAGCCTTATTCAAGAAGGTGATCGGTGCGGCAGACGTTGAAGTCCAAGAATGTACTCCGTTTGATATCAATTTAATCGGCGGGTATCCGTTTGCGCAAGAGATGAAGGAAATTGAAGGCTTGCTGTCCGAGGCGGGAATCCGTGTAATGACGCGAATCGGGGGAGATTGTTCCTTTGATGAACTGCGTGCGGCACATCTTGCAAAGGTCAATATGCTTGTAGGCGGAAGGTCGATGCTGAATTTGGCCCGGCACATGAGGGATACGTTCGATATACCTTTTTGTGAGGGATCTTTCTTCGGGTCCAATGAAATCCGGTTCTCTCTGCGTCAGCTGGCGTATTATTTTCAGAATGCAGAGCTGGATGACAGGCTTCAACGGTATATGCGCAAGGAGGAGGCGCGGCTTCGCAAGGAAATATCTTTGACCTGCAAACCACTGAAGGGGAAAAAAGTCATGCTCTTTACGGAAGGGTCAGAGAGCTGGTTGTATATCTCTGCGCTGCATGAGCTCGGTCTGCGGATTACGGCTATAGGCACCCATTCGAATGCGAGGGAAGATGTATCGCGAATCAAGGAGAGAATCAAAGAGGATACGCTGATCCTAACGGAAATTGATGAAAAAAGCATGCTTAAGCTGTACGAGTCACGGCAGGCTGATCTGATGATCGTCAGCGGACGCAGCGCCTATGTGCCTTTGAAAGAGAAAATACCGTTTCTGGATATTGATGAAGATCGCCGGAAGACGTATTCGGGTTACGCCGGCTTGCGGAGAATGGCTGAAGACCTTATGGATATTTTGGAACAGCCAGTTTGGCAAACGGTCTGCCGCCGTCCGCCATGGGAGGTGTAA